The nucleotide window attttacctcagtttatcacagtttactccattttaccccagtttactccatttttacctcagtttatcacagtttactccatttttacctcagtttatcacagtttactccattttacctcagtttatcacagtttactccattttaccccagtttactccatttttacctcagtttgtcacagtttactccattttacctcagtttactccatttttaCTTCAGTTTGTCacagtttactccattttacctcagtttatcccagtttactccattttaccTCAGTCTACCTcatttttacctcagtttatccgagtttactccattttacctcagttttacctcagtttatcacagtttactccattttaccTCAGTCTACCTCATTTTTACCTCAGGTTATCCGAGTTTATCccattttacctcagtttatcccagtttactccattttaccGCAGTTTATCccagtttactccattttacctcagtttatcacagtttactccattttacctcagtttatcacagtttactccattttaccccagtttactccattttacctcagtttatcacagtttactccattttacctcagtttatcacagtttactccatttttacctcagtttatcacagtttactccattttacctcagtttatcacagtttactccattttaccccagtttactccatttttacctcagtttgtcacagtttactccattttacctcagtttgtcacagtttactccattttacctcagtttatcacagtttactccatttttaCTTCAGTTTGTCacagtttactccattttacctcagtttatcacagtttactccattttaccccagtttactccattttacctcagtttatcacagtttactccattttacctcagtttatcacagtttactccatttttacctcagtttatcacagtttactccattttacctcagtttatcacagtttactccattttaccccagtttactccatttttacctcagtttgtcacagtttactccattttacctcagtttgtcacagtttactccatttttaCTTCAGTTTGTCacagtttactccattttacctcagtttgtcacagtttactccattttacctcagtttactccatttttaCTTCAGCTTATCTGAGTTTACTCCATTTTTACCTCAGTTTGTCacagtttactccatttttacctcagtttatcacagtttactccattttacctcagttttacctcagtttacgCAATTTGTACCTCAGTTTTATCGTTAATCCAGTGTCTTCTCTCGATTATCCGTTATAAGCCTCTAATCGTctatttggttaaaaaaaaaaagccgcGCGCTTCTTAAAGCGACAGGCACCACTATAACGCTGTATTGGCTGAGAGTTAACAGCAGGCTGAGAGGCACGTGAACTTGTGCACGTTATAAGCGTTATTTCTTTAAACAACAgcagcataataataataataataataataataataataataataataataaaacgtgGAGGCTGTACTGGCTCTCACTGAGTTGTTTTTCTGATTCAATATGGTGCTCTATTACAGCcatcactatatggacaaaagtattgggacacgtgctcattcaatgctggggggctttatacccctctactagcccacgcttggcattaggcagcatggtgccgataagttcatgatgttgatctgctccagagagtcctattctattggcagtacttcttctctacagctcAGCCTGGCAAAATCCACACCTCATTTTTGTTCTCATTGTTTTGAAGTGTGCATTAAATTCAGGTTGTTTGTGGGTGATGTTGGTTGAATGGGACGTTCAGAGAGCTGGCAGCGTCCTCTGCTGGTCTCAGTGAAACTTAGTCCTTTCTGGGGTTAAATTGCAAAAAGCTGTATATAGAGAAAAATGCTTGgtaattttatataaataagtttttcaggtttttttgtgtgtccAGATGTGTGAGGTATTAATGCTGAATTGTctcaatacataaatacaaaaatcaagacagatttttctttttaacatgCTTATATATTGGCTTATACATGATCCAATATAGATGAAATCATAACAAGAAAAGGTGTtatgagaaagaaaaagaaaaaaacatataagTAAGAGTTTCAGTCACAAAGAAATGACTCTTCCTGTATGTTCTGTAAAATAAacgatagagaaagagagagagagagaaagctgaggGTGTGATCTGGATCTCAGCGGTAGAACAGGAGCACAGCAGCTTCAGTGATCTCTTTGGAGGCACTCCACCCGGCATGTGTCCCGTAACCGTCCCAGTCAAAAGATGGGAAATCTCCACACTGTCTAGGTGCAGCTTCTGGGAAATGGCCTCCTCCCCCGATACAGTACTGCAACACATTAGGACAGATATTCCCAAACTGACTGTCCACCTCTGAACAGTGAGTATGAAGCAGAGTGAGGAATACATGACTGCATGAACTCAAATACATGAGCCTGATAACTCACGTGCTCCGTGTTGCAGCCCGTCGGTCTGAGTCCAGAGCAGATGGCCATGGCTGCCCTCTCATTGTTAAACACTCTGAAAGCGATGAAGCCGGCCTCAGACTCTCCTGAAAGGATTAAAGACAAATAACAGTGAGTATGAAGTCATTTTGAGGTGATCTGACCAAGTTCAGAAAGAGTGCTGGAGGAAAACATCCAGATTTACAGTTGCTACTTTAGATCTGTTGAGTTCAAGATGCCTTaattgatcactgaccccagaatCAGTTGTGCTTCTTTGGTATACAAtaggagatgctaagctaacattGCTAAAGACACTGAACTGATGATCAGCAACTGTTGTCTCTGTAAACACACTCCAATGCATAAACATATTAGCAAAACGTTTACCAAACTAATGAGGCCCATGTCATGCCttggctgattggctgaatctgggctcagtgatcaatcatgccAATTCAATTTTTCACTAAACGGTTCCTTTAAAATTCCAGAATTAAATTCCTAGCAGTCAAAGATGACATACCTCTTGGGTGGGGACCATAAAGGTTCTTTGTAGAGGCTTCATTTCCCAAATCGTACACCACTGGAGCAGTCGGTCCGTTATTAGTACGGCAAACTCCAATTCCATGCCTTACTGGAAATTTCTAATGGGAAGATGATAAAGAATAAACAAGCTTGAAATTCATTGTGAAGAGCATCAAGTGGGATGCAGTACCACActgtcactatagtacagttgcAGCTCTTTAATTgtgttagattgagatacagtaccatactttcactacagtacagtttcagctctttaactgagttagattgagatacagtaccatactttcactatagtacagtttcagctctttaactgagttagattgagatacagtaccatactttcactatagtacagtttcagctctttaactgagttagattgagatacagtaccatactttcactatagtacagtttcagctctttaattgagttagattgggatacagtaccacactgtcactatagtacagtttcagctctttaattgagttagattggaatacagtaccatactttcactatagtacagtttcagctctttaactgagttagattgagatacagtaccatactttcactatagtacagtttcagctctttaattgagttagattgggatacagtaccacactgtcactatagtacagtttcagctctttaattgagttagattgagatacagtaccatactttcactacagtacagtttcagctctttaactgagttagattgagatacagtaccatactttcactacagtacagtttcagctcttttaattgggttagattgagatacagtaccatactttcactatagtacagtttcagctcttttaattgagttagattgggatacagtaccattccttcactatagtacagtttcagctatttaattgagttagattgagatacagtaccatactttcactatagtacagtttcagctctttaattgagttagagtGGGATACAATACCAttctttcactatagtacagtttcagctctttaattgagttagattgggatacggtaccatactttcactatagtacagtttcagctctttaattgagttagattgggatacagtaccatactttcactatagtacagtttcagctctttaattgagttagattggaatacagtaccatactttcactatagtacagtttcagctctttaattgagttagattggggtacagtaccatactttcaatATAGTACAGTTTcggctctttaattgagttagattgggatacagtaccattctttcactatagtacagtttcagccctttaattgagttagattggggtacagtaccatactttcactatagtacagtttcagctctttgagttagattgggatacagtaccatactttcactatagtacagtttcagctcttttatttgagttaaagtgggatacagtaccatactttcactatagtacagtttcagctcttttatttgagttaaagtgggatacagtaccatactttcactatagtacagtttcatgTCTTTATTTGAGTTAGagtgggatacagtaccatactttcactatagtacagtttcagctctttatttcAGTTAGagtgggatacagtaccatactttcactatagtacagtttcagctctttaattgagttagattggggtacagtaccatactttcactatagtacagtttcagctctttaattgagttagattgggatacagtaccatactttcactatagtacagtttcagctctttaattgagttagattgggatacagtaccatactttcactatagtacagtttcagctcttttatttgagttaaagtgggatacagtaccatactttcactatagtatagtttcagctctttaattgagttagattgagatacagtaccatactttcactatagtacagtttcagctctttaattgagttagattgggatacagtaccatactttcactatagtacagcttAAGCTCTTTTAATTAAAATCATTATATTGTTTACCTTGAATAAGTTATAAAGGTTTCCTCCATGGGAGCTGAGGAAGCGATTCTCAGTGTGGTAGCGTAAGATGGAAGCAGAGGTCCATTTTTGCAGCTGGGCGTTATTGGGAACATGCCACACAGACATGTCCTGAGCCTCAATGTCGTAATACCCCGGATTCTGTGAG belongs to Salminus brasiliensis chromosome 24, fSalBra1.hap2, whole genome shotgun sequence and includes:
- the LOC140546466 gene encoding intelectin-like, giving the protein MMNWILWLGILSCMELSQSDRDMGFFSPRSCKELMEKYKTNKDGLYYLTTETGVVYQTFCDMTTAGGGWTLVASVHENNMYGKCTVGDRWSSQQGDNPNLPEGEGNWANMATFGNAEGATSDDYKNPGYYDIEAQDMSVWHVPNNAQLQKWTSASILRYHTENRFLSSHGGNLYNLFKKFPVRHGIGVCRTNNGPTAPVVYDLGNEASTKNLYGPHPRGESEAGFIAFRVFNNERAAMAICSGLRPTGCNTEHYCIGGGGHFPEAAPRQCGDFPSFDWDGYGTHAGWSASKEITEAAVLLFYR